A region of Myxococcus stipitatus DSM 14675 DNA encodes the following proteins:
- a CDS encoding DUF885 domain-containing protein, with protein sequence MRIRVAVLLLASLSACASRSKDGSQSSSSLPTPARSATRAYSNFIGEYMDWLAAANPVRATQLGFHEHDAHLQDVSPIALKRRAEALRGWLTRLEQVNCPNLSGDESLDAEMLRNAIQAELLTLSEERVWERNPSAYVGIISGGLSSLSSRDFSPLAERMRDMRSRMARIPSVLEAAKANLKDVPRLWAQQAIRDARGTQVFLRVDLPRALQAQGVDKVPATEVDAFNVAREEALVQLQGFTAWLEKDLLPRADGDFRLGRALFEKKLALEEHISLDADQLRDINERAIARYKAWVARETAKVDPTQSPEVVMALLAKDHPAAEELIPLARTQLAELQRFVREKDILTLPTDALPSVRETPPYERLGFASMDTPGPFEGKAKEAYFNITNVEPDWTPEEKAQHLTYFNRAGLLGITVHEAMPGHYVQLLYGARIPTDVRRVYAPASVVEGWAHYAEQMMVDEGLGQGDPAVRLGQLRRALQRHARWYAALALHVYNEPVEAVAKRFAEIAYFEPFPALREVERGTSNPTYLYYALGRMQILKLREDYRKSLEAKGQKFVLKDFHDRFLQLGLPVSLARKVLIPGDEAPSLE encoded by the coding sequence ATGCGCATTCGTGTCGCTGTTCTGTTGCTGGCCAGTCTCTCCGCGTGTGCCTCACGCTCGAAGGACGGGTCCCAGTCCTCTTCCTCCCTGCCCACGCCGGCGCGCTCGGCGACCCGGGCCTATTCCAACTTCATTGGCGAGTACATGGACTGGCTCGCCGCGGCGAACCCCGTGCGCGCCACGCAGCTCGGGTTCCACGAGCACGACGCGCACCTCCAGGACGTCTCGCCCATCGCCCTGAAACGGCGGGCGGAGGCGCTGCGCGGCTGGCTCACCCGGCTGGAGCAGGTGAACTGCCCCAACCTCTCCGGGGACGAGTCGCTGGACGCGGAGATGCTGCGCAACGCCATCCAGGCGGAGCTGCTCACGCTCTCCGAGGAGCGCGTCTGGGAGCGCAACCCCAGCGCCTACGTGGGCATCATCTCCGGCGGCCTGTCCTCGCTGTCCTCGCGCGACTTCTCGCCCCTGGCCGAGCGGATGCGCGACATGCGCTCGCGAATGGCCCGCATCCCCAGCGTGCTGGAGGCGGCGAAGGCGAACCTGAAGGACGTGCCCCGGCTGTGGGCGCAGCAGGCCATCCGCGATGCGCGCGGCACGCAGGTCTTCCTGCGCGTGGACCTGCCGCGCGCGCTCCAGGCGCAGGGCGTGGACAAGGTGCCCGCGACGGAGGTGGACGCCTTCAACGTCGCGCGCGAGGAGGCGCTGGTGCAGCTGCAGGGCTTCACCGCCTGGCTGGAGAAGGACCTCCTGCCGCGCGCCGACGGCGACTTCCGCCTGGGCCGCGCGCTGTTCGAGAAGAAGCTCGCGCTGGAGGAGCACATCTCGCTCGACGCGGACCAGCTGCGCGACATCAACGAGCGGGCCATTGCCCGGTACAAGGCCTGGGTGGCGCGCGAGACGGCGAAGGTGGACCCGACGCAGAGCCCCGAGGTGGTGATGGCCCTGCTCGCGAAGGACCACCCCGCGGCCGAGGAGCTGATTCCCCTGGCGCGCACGCAGCTCGCGGAGCTCCAGCGCTTCGTGCGCGAGAAGGACATCCTCACGCTGCCCACGGACGCGCTGCCGTCGGTGCGCGAGACGCCGCCGTATGAGCGGCTGGGCTTCGCGTCCATGGACACGCCGGGCCCCTTCGAGGGCAAGGCGAAGGAGGCCTACTTCAACATCACCAACGTGGAGCCGGACTGGACGCCGGAGGAGAAGGCGCAGCACCTGACGTACTTCAACCGCGCGGGCCTGCTGGGCATCACCGTGCACGAGGCCATGCCCGGCCACTACGTGCAGCTGCTCTACGGGGCGCGGATTCCCACCGACGTGCGCCGCGTCTACGCGCCGGCCTCCGTCGTGGAGGGCTGGGCCCACTACGCCGAGCAGATGATGGTGGACGAGGGCCTGGGGCAGGGGGACCCGGCGGTGCGCCTGGGCCAGCTGCGCCGCGCGCTCCAGCGTCACGCGCGCTGGTACGCGGCGCTGGCGCTGCATGTCTACAACGAGCCGGTGGAGGCGGTGGCGAAGCGCTTCGCGGAGATTGCCTACTTCGAGCCCTTCCCCGCGCTGCGCGAGGTGGAGCGCGGCACGTCCAACCCCACGTACCTGTATTACGCGCTGGGGCGCATGCAGATCCTGAAGCTGCGCGAGGACTACCGGAAGTCGCTGGAGGCGAAGGGGCAGAAGTTCGTGCTGAAGGACTTCCACGACCGCTTCCTGCAGCTGGGCCTGCCGGTGTCGCTCGCGCGCAAGGTGCTCATCCCCGGCGACGAGGCGCCGTCGCTGGAGTGA
- a CDS encoding DUF5916 domain-containing protein produces MAFEVRGAVALGVSLWCLAASAAVEGPGKEQFLRAARAQGRVDVDGRLDEADWARAPVFDAFVERFPTAGKTPSEKTELRILYDEDMLYVGVVARDSEPARIDRRLGRRDSAPFSDTLHVLVDSTHGHRTAYQFSITAGGVQSDGLYYDDRYYTEDWSGIWAGAAGSVEDGWVAEFAIPLSLLRFPDTSMQTWGFSVRRDIARKNEELESVDNPRNHNANVSRLGHLTGMEDLRPRKRLELMPYLAARGLARPQFSDASRPTPRLFSPSMDVGLDVRAALTSELSLAATFNPDFGEVEADELLLNLSTFEAYFPERRPFFTQGMELFQPVGMDTGDSPLALFYSRRIGLTTPLLGAVKVTGSVGDVQVGVLDAFVTGPWQHQDEATPDHDLRLDWRRPMHVGPGLELPDRPSPTLHFLAAVARGRVGEGSVVGGAVTLANPLSGPCTVEDAGLEEDLRPAACRARGGYAGSLDFDLKTQDGQWGVFGMMVASRVDGGLPSRTLEDGTRLHDGDSGAGGYLRAGRFGGEGLRPEVGVDVASPTLSLSAAGFQRAQNEVTPRAVLRYSKPNGMGPFREFYAHAMAISRWTADARREHVVTLLNVNAEATLPSFDLLGFETGTNLNSFDVRELTRTGVPFERNDRAFVSMYVESNPKRLVAVDATLSVGHRFKGGPSASAWGWYAGASVSVRPHPSLETELSVSNDLTDHGPRYVETRSTGDFLLGELESQYLSLTLRQQWVLTPRLTLQGYAQLFTAHGTYGPFFTATSDERRTRIRLDSLVPVEHADDSSFYDTALNVNVVARWEYQLGSTFFVVYSRTQQGLPTAERERPHATLRPRRLAAGPATDALMLKWSYYWDA; encoded by the coding sequence ATGGCATTCGAGGTCAGAGGGGCCGTCGCGCTCGGTGTGTCGCTGTGGTGTCTGGCGGCGAGCGCGGCGGTGGAGGGGCCCGGGAAGGAGCAATTCCTCCGGGCGGCGCGGGCGCAGGGACGGGTGGACGTGGACGGCCGGTTGGATGAGGCGGACTGGGCTCGAGCGCCCGTCTTCGACGCCTTCGTGGAGCGCTTCCCCACGGCGGGCAAGACTCCGTCGGAGAAGACGGAGCTGCGCATCCTCTACGACGAGGACATGCTGTACGTGGGCGTGGTGGCGCGAGACTCGGAGCCCGCGCGCATCGACCGGCGACTGGGGCGGCGCGACAGCGCGCCCTTCTCCGACACCCTCCATGTCCTGGTCGACTCGACGCACGGCCACCGCACGGCGTACCAGTTCTCCATCACCGCGGGCGGGGTGCAGAGCGACGGGCTCTACTACGACGACCGCTACTACACGGAGGACTGGAGCGGCATCTGGGCGGGCGCCGCGGGCAGCGTGGAGGACGGCTGGGTGGCGGAGTTCGCCATCCCCCTCTCCCTGCTGCGCTTCCCGGACACCTCCATGCAGACGTGGGGCTTCTCGGTGCGGCGAGACATCGCGCGCAAGAACGAGGAGCTGGAGTCCGTCGACAACCCGCGCAACCACAACGCCAATGTGTCGCGGCTGGGCCACCTGACGGGCATGGAGGACCTGCGGCCTCGCAAGCGCCTGGAGCTGATGCCGTACCTGGCCGCGCGGGGCCTCGCGCGGCCCCAGTTCTCCGACGCGTCCCGGCCCACGCCCCGGCTGTTCAGTCCCTCCATGGACGTGGGGCTGGACGTGCGCGCCGCGCTCACCAGCGAGCTGTCGCTGGCGGCCACCTTCAACCCGGACTTCGGCGAGGTGGAAGCGGACGAGCTGCTGCTCAACCTGAGCACCTTCGAGGCGTACTTCCCGGAGCGACGCCCCTTCTTCACCCAAGGCATGGAGCTGTTCCAGCCGGTGGGCATGGACACGGGGGACTCTCCGCTGGCGCTCTTCTACTCGCGGCGCATCGGCCTGACGACGCCCCTCCTGGGCGCGGTGAAGGTGACGGGCTCGGTGGGCGACGTGCAAGTAGGTGTGCTGGATGCGTTCGTCACCGGCCCCTGGCAGCACCAGGACGAGGCGACCCCGGACCACGACCTGCGCCTGGACTGGCGCCGTCCGATGCACGTGGGTCCGGGGCTGGAGTTGCCGGACCGGCCCTCCCCCACCCTGCACTTCCTGGCGGCGGTGGCGCGCGGGCGCGTGGGCGAAGGCTCCGTCGTCGGCGGCGCGGTGACGCTGGCCAACCCGCTGTCGGGCCCCTGCACCGTGGAGGACGCGGGGCTCGAGGAGGACCTGCGTCCGGCGGCGTGCCGTGCTCGCGGGGGATACGCGGGCTCGCTCGACTTCGACCTGAAGACGCAGGACGGCCAGTGGGGCGTGTTCGGGATGATGGTCGCGTCGCGCGTGGATGGCGGCCTTCCCTCGCGGACGCTGGAGGACGGCACGCGGCTGCATGACGGGGACTCGGGCGCGGGAGGCTACCTGCGCGCGGGCCGCTTCGGTGGAGAGGGCCTGCGCCCGGAGGTGGGCGTGGACGTGGCGTCGCCCACGCTGTCGCTGTCGGCCGCGGGCTTCCAGCGCGCGCAGAACGAAGTCACGCCTCGGGCCGTGCTGCGCTACTCGAAGCCCAACGGCATGGGCCCCTTCCGTGAGTTCTACGCCCACGCCATGGCCATCTCCCGGTGGACGGCGGATGCGCGCCGCGAGCACGTCGTCACCCTGCTCAACGTCAACGCGGAGGCCACGCTGCCCAGCTTCGACCTGCTGGGCTTCGAGACGGGCACGAACCTGAACAGCTTCGACGTGCGGGAGCTGACTCGCACGGGCGTGCCCTTCGAGCGCAATGACCGCGCCTTCGTGAGCATGTACGTGGAGTCCAACCCCAAGCGCCTCGTCGCGGTGGATGCCACGCTCTCCGTGGGGCACCGCTTCAAGGGCGGCCCCAGCGCCTCGGCGTGGGGCTGGTACGCGGGCGCCTCGGTGTCGGTGCGGCCGCACCCCTCGCTGGAGACGGAGCTCTCCGTGAGCAATGACCTGACGGACCATGGGCCGCGCTACGTGGAGACGCGGAGCACGGGCGACTTCCTCCTGGGCGAGCTGGAGTCGCAATACCTGTCGCTCACGCTGCGGCAGCAGTGGGTGCTGACGCCCCGGCTCACGCTGCAGGGCTACGCGCAGCTCTTCACCGCGCACGGCACCTACGGCCCCTTCTTCACCGCGACGTCCGATGAGCGCCGCACGCGCATCCGGCTGGACTCGCTGGTGCCCGTCGAGCACGCGGACGACAGCAGCTTCTACGACACGGCCCTCAACGTGAACGTCGTCGCGCGGTGGGAGTACCAGCTCGGCTCCACGTTCTTCGTCGTCTACTCGCGCACGCAGCAGGGCCTGCCCACCGCGGAGCGCGAGCGGCCCCACGCCACGCTGCGCCCCCGAAGGCTCGCGGCCGGCCCGGCCACCGACGCGCTGATGCTCAAGTGGAGCTACTACTGGGACGCGTGA
- a CDS encoding sigma-54 interaction domain-containing protein, with protein sequence MPSSRPPPPLALTALDSLAGAVLLVDANRRVASHTPALESLLGASLREGTALAEVLTPQGDLDALLSHGRETSARLRSGTNTVPVRVRAVPLTRADRLQGWALSFTREQAPRDTEGEEVFHGLWTQDAELRRVFRIVEKVARTESSVLVRGESGTGKEHIAHALHALSPRGKGPFRAINCAALPPNLLESELFGHVRGAFTGAVRDSPGHFRLAHGGSLFLDEVAELPLDLQAKMLRVLETRTVIPVGGRAPVPVDVRIIAATHRALRREVEAGRFRADLMYRLRVVPIFLPTLRERRGDILPLALRFLDELQQRGTRRVERIAPSARRLLEAHAWPGNVRELRNVMEYASVIGEGPVLREADLPPEFSEPPGGPRLDATDLDAEQLRRALTQAGGNRTEAARLLGVSRVTLWRRLRALDEADE encoded by the coding sequence ATGCCCTCGTCCCGCCCGCCCCCACCCCTGGCCCTCACCGCGCTCGACTCGCTCGCGGGCGCCGTGCTCCTGGTGGACGCGAACCGGCGAGTCGCCTCGCACACGCCCGCCCTCGAGTCCCTCCTCGGCGCCTCGCTCCGAGAAGGCACCGCCCTCGCCGAAGTCCTCACGCCCCAAGGCGACCTCGACGCCCTGCTCTCCCACGGCCGGGAGACCTCCGCGCGCCTGCGCTCCGGCACCAACACCGTCCCCGTCCGAGTGCGCGCCGTGCCCCTGACCCGAGCCGACCGCCTCCAGGGTTGGGCGCTCTCCTTCACCCGGGAGCAGGCCCCCCGGGACACCGAAGGCGAGGAGGTCTTCCACGGCCTCTGGACGCAAGACGCGGAGCTGCGCCGCGTCTTCCGCATCGTCGAGAAAGTCGCACGCACCGAGTCCAGCGTGCTCGTGCGAGGAGAGTCCGGCACGGGCAAGGAGCACATCGCCCACGCGCTGCATGCGCTCTCCCCTCGCGGCAAGGGCCCCTTCCGCGCCATCAACTGCGCGGCCCTGCCCCCCAACCTCCTGGAGAGCGAGCTGTTCGGCCACGTGCGCGGCGCCTTCACCGGCGCGGTGCGAGACAGCCCCGGCCACTTCCGCCTCGCCCACGGCGGCTCCCTCTTCCTCGATGAAGTCGCCGAGCTCCCCCTGGACCTCCAGGCCAAGATGCTGCGCGTCCTGGAGACCCGCACCGTCATCCCCGTGGGAGGCCGCGCCCCCGTCCCCGTGGACGTGCGCATCATCGCCGCCACCCACCGGGCCCTGCGCCGCGAGGTCGAGGCCGGCCGCTTCCGCGCCGACCTCATGTACCGCCTGCGCGTCGTGCCCATCTTCCTGCCCACCCTGCGCGAGCGCCGAGGCGACATCCTCCCGCTCGCCCTGCGCTTCCTCGACGAGCTCCAGCAGCGAGGCACCCGCCGCGTGGAGCGCATCGCCCCCAGCGCGCGAAGGCTCCTGGAGGCCCACGCCTGGCCGGGCAACGTGCGCGAGCTGCGCAACGTCATGGAGTACGCCTCCGTCATCGGCGAAGGCCCCGTCCTCCGCGAAGCCGACCTCCCCCCGGAGTTCTCCGAGCCCCCCGGCGGCCCCCGCCTCGACGCCACGGACCTGGACGCGGAGCAGCTCCGGAG
- a CDS encoding NAD(P)/FAD-dependent oxidoreductase, with product MVTSDSDCGCKDPVTTPMPHIAPANERHRILIIGGGTAGICVAARLTRLGQKGIAILEPSEHHYYQPLWTLVGAGEARIEDTVRDEARLIPRGVKWLKDAALEVDPLRQEVRTRGGLRIGYDFLVVAPGIQLDWDKVAGLRDALQTEHVSSNYDVKLAPKTWRMLQAFKGGTALFTHPSTPVKCAGAPQKIMYLAADHFRRTGLLARSEVIFGSGAKAIFGVQPFARVLEDVVKRYGIHTRFSHNLVAVDGARREAIFETTQDGRTTRVTQRYDLLHVTPPQSAPDFIKNSPLSSREGTCVGWVRADKHTLQHPSYPNVFALGDASDLPTSRTGAAIRKQAPVLVQNLRAVMDGRAPTARYDGYASCPLTTAYGKLLLAEFDYDGNPTPSFPFIDTLQERRDMWVMKKHGLPQLYWKLMMRGRG from the coding sequence ATGGTGACGTCCGATTCGGACTGCGGCTGCAAGGACCCGGTGACCACACCGATGCCTCACATCGCCCCCGCGAACGAGCGCCACCGCATCCTCATCATCGGCGGCGGCACCGCGGGCATCTGCGTCGCCGCGCGACTCACCCGCCTCGGCCAGAAGGGCATCGCCATCCTCGAGCCCTCCGAACACCACTACTACCAACCCCTCTGGACCCTCGTCGGCGCGGGTGAAGCCCGCATCGAGGACACCGTCCGCGACGAGGCCCGCCTCATCCCCCGAGGCGTCAAGTGGCTCAAGGACGCCGCCCTGGAGGTCGACCCCCTCCGCCAGGAGGTCCGCACCCGCGGCGGCCTGCGCATCGGCTACGACTTCCTCGTCGTCGCCCCCGGCATCCAGCTCGACTGGGACAAGGTCGCCGGCCTCCGGGACGCCCTGCAGACCGAACACGTCAGCAGCAACTACGACGTGAAGCTCGCCCCCAAGACGTGGCGCATGCTCCAGGCCTTCAAGGGCGGCACCGCCCTCTTCACCCACCCCTCCACCCCCGTGAAGTGCGCCGGCGCCCCCCAGAAAATCATGTACCTGGCCGCCGACCACTTCCGCCGCACCGGGCTCCTCGCCCGCTCGGAGGTCATCTTCGGCTCCGGCGCCAAGGCCATCTTCGGCGTGCAGCCCTTCGCCCGCGTCCTCGAGGACGTCGTGAAGCGCTACGGCATCCACACCCGCTTCAGCCACAACCTGGTCGCCGTCGACGGCGCCCGCCGCGAGGCCATCTTCGAGACCACCCAGGACGGCCGCACCACCCGCGTCACCCAGCGCTACGACCTCCTCCACGTCACCCCGCCCCAGAGCGCCCCCGACTTCATCAAGAACAGCCCCCTCTCCTCCCGCGAGGGCACCTGCGTGGGCTGGGTCCGCGCCGACAAGCACACCCTCCAGCACCCCAGCTACCCCAACGTCTTCGCGCTCGGCGACGCCTCCGACCTCCCCACCAGCCGCACCGGCGCCGCCATCCGCAAGCAGGCCCCCGTCCTCGTGCAGAACCTGCGCGCCGTCATGGACGGCCGCGCCCCCACCGCGAGGTATGACGGCTACGCCTCCTGCCCCCTCACCACCGCCTACGGCAAGCTCCTGCTCGCCGAGTTCGACTACGACGGCAACCCCACCCCCAGCTTCCCCTTCATCGACACCCTCCAGGAGCGCCGGGACATGTGGGTCATGAAGAAGCACGGCCTGCCCCAGCTCTACTGGAAGCTGATGATGCGCGGACGCGGCTGA
- a CDS encoding DUF2380 domain-containing protein, translating to MRAEALWLSVALLSMGCATVRERPLWMDSGPPVRQRPVVERDAGSSGPGDSARLTRRQRPLDHSTRSVPDAAGEARGHEATRLAVTDAVAEVTTSLSGVDAALARIEALPPTLGGWGMNGVFSRYLDHGREQLPWIRDALEGTTRLAEVASELSDSHMELGVLRMTGPRLQAALFSTLLLETWVDFLQLSDAVLRQCPMCSVEKVFVDLHRVQGLMSPTLTELASLDPERVEKAATAMPELMGRLTREFDAIQADARASMKFGEKVIAAAQVLEMLTMISTLKMSLPRLPPAAPATLGVGLVMSSSGVMVGSRIVVSAEWVEMMRRLVQAGVISVPAISAAVRIHGGQVLMAQAHQDLPKGVREALGDSPEVRGMHVTGKAGAGMSEPPKHHILPQEHREWFEQRGFTGEMSIDQFCVRMERSNHEAIHGGGNWQLGRLWPGEWNRLIMDALLKAEARAGVPLSRDSILRIVGENMNSYNIPMNFIPGKRR from the coding sequence ATGCGCGCTGAGGCCCTCTGGTTGAGTGTGGCGTTGCTGAGCATGGGCTGCGCGACGGTTCGGGAGCGGCCCTTGTGGATGGACTCGGGGCCTCCGGTGCGGCAGCGACCGGTCGTCGAGCGGGACGCCGGTTCATCGGGGCCTGGGGACTCGGCGCGGCTCACACGTCGCCAACGACCACTGGACCACTCGACGCGGTCCGTGCCGGACGCCGCGGGCGAGGCACGAGGGCATGAAGCCACGCGACTCGCGGTCACCGATGCGGTCGCGGAGGTGACGACCTCGTTGAGCGGGGTGGATGCAGCGCTCGCTCGAATCGAGGCGCTACCGCCCACGCTGGGGGGTTGGGGGATGAATGGGGTCTTCAGCCGTTATCTGGACCATGGGCGGGAACAGTTGCCGTGGATTCGGGATGCGCTGGAGGGGACCACGCGACTGGCCGAGGTGGCCTCGGAGCTCTCGGATTCGCACATGGAGCTGGGGGTCCTGCGGATGACGGGGCCGAGGCTCCAGGCGGCGCTGTTCAGCACGCTGTTGTTGGAGACGTGGGTCGACTTCCTGCAGCTCTCGGATGCGGTGCTTCGACAGTGCCCGATGTGCAGTGTGGAGAAGGTGTTCGTGGACCTGCATCGGGTGCAGGGGTTGATGAGTCCCACGCTGACGGAGCTCGCGTCACTGGACCCGGAGCGAGTCGAGAAGGCGGCGACCGCGATGCCCGAGTTGATGGGGAGGCTGACTCGGGAGTTCGACGCGATTCAGGCGGATGCGCGTGCGAGCATGAAGTTCGGTGAGAAGGTCATCGCGGCGGCACAGGTGTTGGAGATGCTCACGATGATTTCCACGCTGAAGATGTCGCTGCCACGACTGCCACCGGCTGCGCCCGCGACACTCGGCGTGGGGCTCGTGATGAGCTCGAGCGGAGTGATGGTGGGCTCGCGAATCGTCGTCTCCGCGGAGTGGGTGGAGATGATGCGAAGGCTCGTGCAGGCGGGCGTCATCTCCGTGCCCGCAATCAGCGCGGCGGTCCGCATCCACGGGGGACAGGTCCTGATGGCGCAAGCGCATCAGGACTTGCCCAAGGGAGTGAGGGAGGCGCTGGGTGACAGCCCCGAGGTGCGGGGCATGCACGTCACCGGCAAGGCAGGAGCGGGGATGTCGGAGCCGCCGAAGCATCACATCCTGCCGCAGGAGCACCGCGAGTGGTTCGAGCAGCGAGGCTTCACAGGGGAGATGAGCATCGACCAGTTCTGCGTGAGGATGGAAAGGTCGAACCATGAAGCGATTCACGGTGGCGGAAACTGGCAACTCGGACGACTGTGGCCCGGCGAGTGGAACCGCCTCATCATGGATGCACTGCTCAAGGCCGAGGCCAGGGCCGGTGTGCCGTTGTCGCGAGATTCAATCCTTCGAATCGTCGGAGAGAATATGAACAGCTACAACATCCCGATGAACTTCATCCCGGGGAAGCGGCGATGA
- a CDS encoding AsmA family protein, with protein sequence MSDVVKKKRRWPYVLGGVVLLLVVAVLGVLWRLDAILLKTAREQAATYSQKLGRPIEIGDISTQLFPHVGVEVEKVSIGAADGEDLPLVELASLDVSVAVGPLLSSSGKDIQVKNAEVSGLTVNVVRLADGTTNVQRLLQKLDEQKAPEEPKPEEEPSKPTDLSGVHVERAALTDGTIRFVDRAGGQSARELAVKDLDIEVKDLRAGKPLVVDLAAAVLAEKQNLHLSLSAAPLPPTLIPTPERVTLKAEKIDLAPLGPFLPPDVGLKSGTVNADWKAELGGAVPGGKGATRLVGAISALGLSFAGSEGGKALDVVLDTDVAGDVATGDLSLDKLKLDLGPASITGKGQVKGLLSEKPSVQGFELVGRNLDPAVLAEYYPPLKKQLQGMIAGPIGLEVRGSGTQDAQVLAVDVDLTPVRLRVPAQLTKDAGGAMKLTARVSGAAASGGALKFDAKADLTGVDLRPGLLVDKAPGQKMEFAAAGTYAPGKTDGGMKVDVPKMSAHILDDAMTGSAAFATAGQGKKKTTTFSADVKSAKLDADALLFDEKELAARNGGTVPAPGPSTAEAPPEDPARFNGYRGDIRFAVGTLRYNQMDMSQVTGVVKMTDDLISVEKFSSGVFGGKVVADGTTVRLGPAAAKRPFEAKVKVEGIQVADALAQATPKKVMTGTFNGNVDVKGVGYTPDKLQETLLGAINGNILGGTLLGSDLVASVSEPLAKALPFASKSLKPGQGTSLSENLPFGVQIKNGVAQLEKPITWTRPEAAMNFAGGIRLDGTLDLTGSVALTPSTVKTLTMGKVTPPDAIPVGLKVTGPAWKPEVTGVDVKPAVTTLVKLAASSLAGNLIGGERGQQVQQVIEGGEEKLRAEAEAKRKELEAKAAEEKARLEAEAKKRAEDEAKKRLRGLFGK encoded by the coding sequence ATGTCCGACGTCGTGAAGAAGAAGCGCCGCTGGCCCTACGTGCTCGGGGGAGTCGTCCTGCTCCTCGTCGTCGCCGTGCTGGGGGTCCTCTGGCGGCTCGACGCCATCCTGCTGAAGACGGCCCGCGAGCAGGCCGCCACCTATTCCCAGAAGCTGGGCCGCCCGATTGAAATCGGCGACATCTCCACCCAGCTCTTCCCGCACGTGGGCGTGGAGGTGGAGAAGGTCTCCATCGGCGCGGCCGACGGCGAGGACCTCCCGCTGGTGGAGCTGGCCTCGCTGGACGTCAGCGTCGCGGTGGGCCCGCTGCTGTCCTCCAGCGGCAAGGACATCCAGGTGAAGAACGCCGAGGTGTCCGGCCTCACCGTCAACGTGGTGCGCCTGGCCGACGGCACCACCAACGTGCAGCGCCTGCTCCAGAAGCTGGACGAGCAGAAGGCCCCCGAGGAGCCCAAGCCCGAGGAGGAGCCGTCGAAGCCCACGGACCTCTCCGGCGTCCACGTGGAGCGCGCCGCGCTCACCGACGGCACCATCCGCTTCGTGGACCGCGCCGGGGGACAGTCCGCGCGCGAGCTGGCGGTGAAGGACCTGGACATCGAGGTGAAGGACCTGCGCGCGGGCAAGCCGCTGGTGGTGGACCTGGCCGCGGCGGTGCTGGCGGAGAAGCAGAACCTCCACCTGTCGCTGAGCGCCGCGCCGCTGCCGCCCACGCTGATTCCCACGCCGGAGCGCGTGACGCTCAAGGCGGAGAAGATCGACCTGGCGCCGCTGGGGCCCTTCCTGCCTCCCGACGTCGGGCTCAAGTCGGGCACGGTGAACGCGGACTGGAAGGCGGAGCTGGGCGGCGCGGTGCCGGGTGGCAAGGGCGCCACGCGGCTGGTGGGCGCCATCTCCGCGCTGGGCCTGAGCTTCGCGGGCTCCGAGGGCGGCAAGGCGCTGGACGTGGTGCTGGACACGGACGTCGCGGGCGATGTGGCCACGGGTGACCTGTCGCTCGACAAGCTGAAGCTGGACCTGGGCCCCGCGAGCATCACCGGCAAGGGCCAGGTGAAGGGCCTGCTGTCGGAGAAGCCGTCGGTGCAGGGCTTCGAGCTGGTGGGGCGCAACCTGGACCCCGCGGTGCTGGCCGAGTACTACCCGCCGCTGAAGAAGCAGCTGCAGGGGATGATTGCCGGTCCCATCGGGCTGGAGGTGCGCGGCAGCGGCACGCAGGACGCGCAAGTGCTCGCGGTGGACGTGGACCTGACGCCGGTGCGGCTGCGGGTTCCCGCGCAGCTGACGAAGGACGCGGGCGGCGCGATGAAGCTCACCGCGCGCGTCTCCGGCGCGGCGGCGAGCGGCGGGGCCCTGAAGTTCGACGCGAAGGCGGACCTGACGGGCGTGGACCTGCGGCCGGGCCTGCTGGTGGACAAGGCGCCCGGGCAGAAGATGGAGTTCGCGGCGGCTGGCACCTACGCGCCGGGCAAGACGGACGGCGGCATGAAGGTGGACGTGCCCAAGATGTCCGCGCACATCCTGGACGACGCGATGACGGGCAGCGCGGCGTTCGCGACGGCGGGACAGGGCAAGAAGAAGACGACGACGTTCTCCGCGGACGTGAAGAGCGCGAAGCTGGACGCGGACGCGCTGCTCTTCGACGAGAAGGAGCTGGCGGCGCGCAACGGCGGCACGGTTCCGGCGCCAGGGCCCTCCACGGCGGAGGCGCCTCCGGAGGACCCCGCGCGGTTCAACGGGTACCGAGGTGACATCCGGTTCGCGGTGGGGACGCTTCGCTACAACCAGATGGACATGAGCCAGGTCACCGGCGTGGTGAAGATGACGGACGACCTCATCTCGGTGGAGAAGTTCTCGTCGGGTGTCTTCGGCGGCAAGGTGGTGGCGGACGGGACGACGGTGCGGCTGGGGCCCGCCGCGGCGAAGCGCCCGTTCGAGGCGAAGGTGAAGGTGGAGGGCATCCAGGTGGCGGATGCGCTCGCGCAGGCCACGCCGAAGAAGGTGATGACGGGCACGTTCAACGGGAACGTGGACGTGAAGGGCGTGGGCTACACGCCGGACAAGCTGCAGGAGACGCTGCTGGGCGCCATCAACGGCAACATCCTGGGGGGCACGCTGCTGGGGAGCGATTTGGTGGCCTCCGTGTCGGAGCCGCTCGCCAAGGCGCTGCCCTTCGCGTCCAAGTCGCTGAAGCCCGGCCAGGGGACGTCCTTGAGCGAGAACCTGCCGTTCGGGGTGCAGATCAAGAACGGCGTGGCGCAGCTGGAGAAGCCCATCACGTGGACGCGGCCCGAGGCGGCCATGAACTTCGCGGGGGGCATCCGGTTGGACGGCACGCTGGATTTGACGGGCTCGGTGGCGCTGACGCCGTCGACGGTGAAGACGCTGACGATGGGCAAGGTGACGCCGCCGGATGCGATTCCCGTGGGGCTGAAGGTGACGGGGCCGGCGTGGAAGCCGGAGGTGACGGGCGTGGACGTGAAGCCGGCGGTGACGACGCTCGTGAAGCTGGCGGCCTCGTCGCTGGCGGGCAACCTCATCGGGGGTGAGCGGGGCCAGCAGGTGCAGCAGGTCATCGAAGGCGGCGAGGAGAAGCTGCGCGCCGAGGCCGAGGCGAAGCGCAAGGAGCTGGAGGCCAAGGCCGCCGAGGAGAAGGCGCGGCTGGAGGCCGAGGCGAAGAAGCGCGCCGAGGACGAGGCCAAGAAGCGGCTGCGCGGCCTCTTCGGCAAGTAG